The following coding sequences are from one Ammospiza nelsoni isolate bAmmNel1 chromosome 5, bAmmNel1.pri, whole genome shotgun sequence window:
- the LOC132073666 gene encoding forkhead box protein D3-like has translation MNEDSSENNEGSLDICTVGEEEGKLAQGIQPQIPSSHIHAKKGLPVTVDERRLLDKPPLSYIALIAKAILSSPTNKLNLAAIYKYIEDNFPFYKNKGRGWRNSVRHNLSLNDCFIKVGRCEDGKGNYWSIHPSNLKDFVHGDFRQHRRSRKRGHQKEIEHCLAGNYFTPWGHYPSCPAPNMLYQTHYFLDPLWKLLYADRLQFVHEYQKWNVNSHLIIGKFSPQLQTDKPHSTSGDWFYGSPATSVMQQNIFLNFQPCLPNSLLFFSQKQQQSEAFRHICK, from the coding sequence ATGAATGAAGACTCTTCTGAAAACAATGAAGGAAGTCTAGACATCTGTACAgtaggagaagaagaaggaaaactgGCTCAAGGGATtcaaccccaaattcccagctctCACATACATGCCAAAAAGGGTCTTCCTGTGACTGTGGATGAACGAAGACTTCTGGATAAACCACCTCTGTCATACATAGCTTTGATTGCAAAGGCAATACTTTCTTCCCCCACAAATAAACTGAATTTAGCTGCTATCTACAAATATATTGaagataattttcctttttacaaGAACAAAGGTCGAGGTTGGAGGAACAGTGTAAGGCACAACCTTTCACTAAATGACTGTTTCATCAAGGTGGGAAGATGTGAGGATGGCAAAGGAAACTACTGGAGTATTCACCCATCAAACTTAAAAGACTTTGTCCACGGGGACTTCAGGCAACACCGAAGGTCACGAAAGCGAGGGCACCAAAAGGAGATAGAGCACTGCCTTGCTGGGAATTATTTCACACCATGGGGACACTATCCTTCCTGCCCAGCACCAAATATGCTTTACCAAACACATTATTTTCTGGATCCGCTGTGGAAACTTCTGTATGCTGACAGACTGCAGTTTGTGCATGAATACCAAAAGTGGAATGTAAACAGTCACTTAATCATAGGCAAGTTTTCACCTCAATTACAGACTGATAAACCCCATAGCACTTCTGGGGACTGGTTTTATGGATCTCCTGCCACTTCAGTTATGCAGCAGaatattttcctaaattttcaGCCATGTTTACCTAACTCgcttttattcttttctcaaaaacaacaacaaagtgAAGCATTCAGACACATCTGTAAGTAG